Within Planktothrix tepida PCC 9214, the genomic segment TGCGATCGCCGATTTCACGTTTAATAGTTAAAGACTGTTGATAAAACTCTATTGCTTTTTGATATTGTCCTAAGCTATTGTAAGCAGAACCCAAATTATTGAGAGCAAGTCCTTCTCCATTGCGATCGCCGATTTCACGTTTAATAGTTAAAGACTGTTGATAAAACTCAATTGCTTTTTGAT encodes:
- a CDS encoding tetratricopeptide repeat protein gives rise to the protein QKAIEFYQQSLTIKREIGDRNGEGLALNNLGSAYNSLGQYQKAIEFYQQSLTIKREIGDRNGEGGALNNLGSAYDSLGQYQKAIEFYQQSLTIKREIGD